In Methanosarcina barkeri MS, a single window of DNA contains:
- a CDS encoding calcium-translocating P-type ATPase, SERCA-type translates to MRGKGVYYDQEISSVFEEFGVSEAGLSSEEAEKRLKEYGENELKEKEKVSVLQLFISQFKSILIFILITASIVSALLGEFIDAIVIIFTVFLAGILSFVQEYRAEKAIELLRSLTSPEATVIRDGVENKTPSKNLVPGDLILIQTGDRIPADARIIKGFNLKTDESSLTGESVPVQKNIEALPSETPEADRTNMVYTGTAVAYGRGSAIVTATGMNTAFGELAGLLGTIERSRTPLQESLDKFGRWIGTATLVIVAFVAMLGVFYGFPLLDMFLWGVALAVAAIPEALPAVVTVGLGLGVRRMVKRHALVRKLPSVETLGATNVICSDKTGTLTQNKMTVEKICVNEQVLKVTGAGYSPEGEFFNGDEKVSTDDPHLQILLLGAVLCNDAGLFKESDKWEIKGDPTEAALVVVAAKSGFHKVELDQTYPRLGEIPFSSERKRMTTFNKLEVDSGSFPVKGLAAFSKGAPEVIIGSCTKIFLDGEIKSLSPKMKQLIEEKVKEMADQALRVMALSFRPLDEELYIEKASLEELSSERIEEDMVFSGLMGMRDPPREEVKVAIQKCEDAGIKTVMITGDHKITASAIAKELGILKENDLTLTGSELNSLGDVEFEDEVERVSVYARVYPAHKLRVIDALKKKGYVVAMTGDGVNDAPALKAADMGIAMGITGTDVSKEASSMILTDDNFASIVAAVEEGRNIFKNIRNFITYGLSAHIGEVLIVLIAILGWQILPLIAVQILWINLITDGLPPMALSVEPPDNGIMRQKPRNVEEGLITSREISASLGIGGLIALQALLVLNWALDRNFSIEKLQTLIFTLVVFSEMFNAFNWRSDRYSIFSLGLFTNKPLVYAVLTTVILQLVVIYVPFFQTAFRTVPLSLFEWGVILSLASTTLISMELIKYFSGRS, encoded by the coding sequence TTGAGGGGTAAAGGGGTGTATTACGACCAGGAAATAAGCTCAGTTTTTGAAGAGTTTGGGGTTTCAGAAGCAGGTTTGAGTTCTGAGGAAGCCGAAAAAAGGCTTAAGGAGTATGGCGAAAATGAACTTAAAGAAAAAGAAAAAGTTTCGGTCCTGCAGCTCTTTATCTCACAGTTTAAAAGTATCTTGATCTTTATTTTGATAACGGCCTCTATTGTTTCGGCTCTTCTTGGGGAGTTCATCGATGCAATAGTCATTATTTTTACGGTATTTCTTGCAGGAATTCTCAGCTTCGTGCAGGAATATCGAGCCGAAAAAGCAATTGAGCTTTTAAGGTCCCTTACCTCGCCGGAAGCGACTGTTATAAGGGACGGGGTTGAAAATAAAACTCCCTCAAAAAATCTCGTTCCTGGGGATCTTATCCTTATTCAGACCGGAGACCGCATTCCAGCCGATGCCAGGATTATCAAAGGGTTCAATCTCAAGACTGACGAGTCCTCTCTTACAGGAGAATCCGTGCCAGTTCAGAAAAATATCGAAGCCCTGCCTTCCGAAACTCCTGAAGCTGACAGGACAAACATGGTCTACACAGGAACTGCGGTTGCTTACGGAAGAGGCAGCGCGATTGTTACTGCAACCGGAATGAATACGGCTTTTGGGGAACTTGCCGGGCTTCTGGGGACAATAGAGAGGTCCAGGACGCCTTTACAGGAAAGCCTTGACAAGTTCGGCAGATGGATTGGTACTGCGACTCTTGTAATTGTAGCTTTTGTTGCAATGCTTGGGGTTTTTTATGGTTTCCCTCTCCTTGATATGTTTTTATGGGGTGTTGCTCTTGCGGTTGCTGCTATCCCTGAAGCTCTCCCTGCGGTTGTTACAGTAGGGCTTGGGCTTGGGGTAAGGCGTATGGTCAAAAGGCATGCCCTTGTAAGAAAACTGCCATCCGTAGAAACGCTTGGAGCCACAAATGTTATTTGTTCGGATAAGACAGGCACGCTTACGCAGAACAAAATGACGGTTGAAAAAATTTGCGTCAATGAGCAGGTTTTGAAGGTTACTGGAGCAGGATATTCTCCAGAAGGAGAGTTCTTTAACGGAGATGAAAAAGTTTCCACAGATGATCCCCATCTTCAGATTCTCTTGCTGGGAGCTGTTCTCTGTAACGATGCTGGTCTTTTTAAGGAAAGTGATAAATGGGAGATCAAAGGAGACCCTACGGAGGCAGCTCTTGTGGTTGTTGCTGCAAAGTCAGGGTTCCATAAAGTTGAGCTTGATCAAACATATCCTCGCCTTGGAGAAATACCCTTTTCCTCTGAAAGAAAAAGAATGACTACCTTCAATAAACTGGAAGTCGATTCTGGCAGCTTCCCTGTAAAAGGACTTGCTGCTTTCTCAAAGGGGGCCCCTGAAGTGATTATCGGCTCATGTACGAAGATTTTTCTTGACGGCGAAATAAAATCCTTATCTCCCAAAATGAAGCAGTTGATTGAAGAAAAAGTTAAGGAAATGGCTGATCAGGCCCTCAGGGTTATGGCTCTTTCATTCCGCCCTCTGGACGAGGAACTTTATATTGAAAAGGCTTCTTTAGAAGAGCTCTCTTCAGAGAGAATTGAAGAAGATATGGTCTTTTCAGGTTTAATGGGCATGAGAGATCCTCCAAGAGAGGAAGTAAAGGTTGCAATCCAGAAATGTGAAGATGCAGGCATTAAAACCGTAATGATAACAGGAGACCATAAGATTACGGCGTCTGCAATTGCAAAGGAACTGGGGATTTTAAAGGAAAACGATCTTACTCTTACAGGCTCGGAGCTTAACAGCCTTGGAGATGTCGAGTTCGAAGACGAGGTCGAGAGGGTTTCGGTTTATGCCAGGGTCTATCCTGCTCATAAGTTGAGAGTAATAGACGCCCTTAAGAAAAAGGGTTATGTCGTAGCAATGACCGGGGATGGGGTAAACGATGCTCCTGCCCTTAAAGCTGCAGATATGGGAATAGCTATGGGAATTACTGGCACGGATGTCAGCAAAGAAGCCTCAAGCATGATCCTTACGGATGATAATTTTGCGTCGATTGTTGCAGCGGTTGAGGAAGGACGAAATATATTCAAAAATATTAGAAACTTCATCACTTATGGGCTCTCAGCCCATATCGGTGAGGTTCTTATAGTTCTCATTGCTATCCTGGGATGGCAAATCCTGCCTCTTATTGCGGTTCAGATCCTCTGGATTAACCTGATTACGGATGGGCTTCCTCCTATGGCTCTATCAGTTGAGCCTCCTGATAATGGTATTATGAGACAGAAGCCAAGAAACGTTGAGGAAGGGCTTATCACCAGTCGTGAAATCTCAGCCAGTCTGGGAATTGGAGGGTTGATTGCGCTTCAGGCTCTTCTCGTTTTAAACTGGGCTCTTGACAGAAATTTCTCTATTGAGAAACTCCAGACCCTTATCTTTACGCTGGTAGTTTTCTCAGAGATGTTTAACGCCTTTAACTGGCGGTCTGACCGATACTCTATCTTTTCCCTGGGGCTTTTTACAAACAAACCTCTGGTTTATGCAGTCCTGACAACAGTAATCCTGCAACTCGTAGTAATTTATGTTCCCTTTTTCCAGACAGCTTTTCGAACCGTTCCACTTTCTCTCTTTGAATGGGGAGTGATACTTTCTCTTGCTTCTACTACGCTGATTTCAATGGAACTTATAAAATACTTCTCAGGAAGAAGTTAA
- a CDS encoding NAD(P)/FAD-dependent oxidoreductase — MKITIIGSGLAGLSAGYKLCKSNEVVIFEKDAEIGGMTASYCKDFAGKKYFIEKYYHHIFRSDSELLDLIRELGLEGQMLWLKGKSAYFVDGKNYPMNTPAEILRFKPLSFTDLVKLGLLVLRIKLINDTTSYDRIKAKTWILDTTGQSVYENFFAPLMKSKFGENDENISAAWLIGRVKIRSDRGKEGEKLGYLRGGFNSLIEALAKEITAKGGRILQNKAVKEIVIKDNTVQGVIADGDFIPCDAVISTVEPRVLDIITKSKLGTIHETLQGIRYQGTACALIGLDKGLMKDGNYWLNIKADVPFGAVIEHTNFMPFEDYGEHLVYVTSYFQDENDSLWLKKEEEVLDSYIKGLENMFPDFSRTDIHWAKLFRRMDTAPVYEKGYLEKVLPFAPGPTGLYLAGMFSSTNYPERSMNGSVKAGFEAAKFFTKKEEN; from the coding sequence ATGAAAATCACAATAATAGGAAGTGGGCTCGCGGGGCTATCAGCCGGGTACAAGCTCTGCAAGTCGAATGAGGTTGTTATTTTTGAAAAAGATGCGGAAATCGGGGGGATGACTGCAAGTTATTGTAAGGATTTTGCTGGAAAGAAGTACTTTATAGAGAAATATTATCACCATATATTCAGGAGTGATTCGGAACTTCTTGACCTGATAAGAGAACTGGGGCTTGAAGGTCAAATGCTGTGGCTTAAAGGAAAAAGCGCCTATTTTGTAGATGGTAAAAACTATCCCATGAATACCCCTGCTGAAATTCTAAGGTTTAAACCTCTTTCTTTTACAGATCTGGTAAAACTTGGGCTGCTGGTGCTCAGAATAAAGCTAATAAATGATACGACTTCCTACGACAGAATAAAGGCAAAAACCTGGATTCTTGACACTACAGGACAATCCGTATACGAAAACTTTTTTGCTCCTCTAATGAAAAGCAAATTCGGTGAAAATGACGAAAACATTTCTGCAGCCTGGCTTATAGGGCGTGTGAAAATAAGGTCAGATAGGGGAAAAGAAGGGGAAAAACTGGGGTACCTGAGAGGAGGATTTAATTCTCTGATAGAAGCTCTGGCAAAGGAAATCACTGCAAAAGGAGGCAGGATTTTACAGAATAAAGCAGTAAAGGAAATCGTAATCAAAGACAATACAGTGCAGGGAGTGATTGCAGACGGGGATTTCATACCTTGCGATGCTGTGATTTCAACTGTTGAACCCAGAGTACTGGATATCATTACAAAAAGCAAACTTGGAACTATTCACGAGACCCTGCAGGGTATTCGTTATCAGGGAACTGCATGTGCCCTCATAGGACTTGACAAAGGGCTTATGAAAGATGGGAATTACTGGTTGAACATAAAAGCTGACGTGCCTTTTGGCGCCGTAATTGAGCACACCAATTTTATGCCTTTTGAGGACTATGGAGAACACCTCGTTTATGTAACTTCCTATTTTCAGGATGAAAACGACTCTCTCTGGCTGAAAAAGGAAGAAGAAGTTCTGGATTCTTATATAAAAGGCCTGGAAAATATGTTTCCTGATTTCTCAAGAACCGATATCCACTGGGCGAAACTCTTCCGAAGAATGGATACTGCACCTGTATATGAAAAGGGGTACCTTGAAAAGGTTCTGCCGTTTGCGCCAGGCCCAACCGGACTTTACCTGGCAGGAATGTTCTCATCAACCAATTATCCGGAAAGAAGCATGAACGGCTCTGTAAAAGCCGGGTTTGAAGCTGCAAAATTCTTCACGAAAAAAGAAGAGAATTGA